From one Rubrobacter xylanophilus genomic stretch:
- a CDS encoding sugar kinase: protein MEATGAPEVMALGEALIVMDPVERGPLRHVSGFRKRVGGAELNVAVALARLGHRVGWAGSLGDDEFGREVLGFLRAEGVDVSGVVLDAGAPTGLYFKEWRAGGLRAHYYRAGSAASRMEPGRVDEELLLSGRVLHLTGITPALSGGCEELVRRLVEEAERRGVLLSFDANVRWRLFGGRDPREVIGPLLPRVGLLFLSDEEAELLLGGSDPETVERARGRLGAGVVVVHSASGAFAAGREGVARREGYRVEAVDTVGAGDAFVAGFLSGFLRGWGTGECLELANACGACAVAVPGDAASMPAAEEAFALLRGHRGRER, encoded by the coding sequence TTGGAGGCAACCGGCGCGCCGGAGGTGATGGCGCTCGGCGAGGCGCTCATCGTCATGGACCCCGTCGAACGGGGACCGCTCAGGCACGTTTCCGGCTTCCGCAAGCGGGTGGGCGGCGCCGAGCTGAACGTTGCGGTGGCGCTGGCCCGCCTCGGGCACCGGGTGGGGTGGGCGGGCTCTCTCGGGGACGACGAGTTCGGCCGGGAGGTGCTCGGTTTCCTGCGCGCCGAAGGGGTGGACGTCTCGGGAGTGGTGCTGGATGCCGGGGCTCCGACCGGTCTGTACTTCAAGGAGTGGCGGGCGGGAGGGCTCAGGGCCCACTACTACCGGGCCGGGTCGGCGGCGAGCCGGATGGAGCCCGGGAGGGTGGACGAGGAGCTTCTGCTCTCCGGGAGGGTGCTGCACCTCACCGGGATCACGCCGGCCCTCTCCGGGGGCTGCGAGGAGCTGGTGCGGCGGCTCGTGGAGGAGGCGGAGCGGCGGGGGGTGCTCCTCTCCTTCGACGCCAACGTCCGCTGGCGGCTCTTCGGGGGGCGGGACCCGCGGGAGGTGATAGGCCCCCTCCTGCCGCGGGTCGGCCTGCTCTTTCTCTCCGACGAGGAGGCCGAGCTGCTGCTCGGCGGGAGCGATCCGGAAACGGTGGAGCGGGCCCGCGGACGGCTCGGGGCTGGCGTCGTGGTAGTGCACTCCGCCTCCGGGGCCTTCGCCGCTGGCAGGGAGGGCGTGGCCCGCAGGGAAGGCTACAGGGTGGAGGCCGTGGATACGGTGGGGGCCGGGGACGCCTTCGTCGCGGGCTTCCTCTCCGGGTTCCTGCGGGGCTGGGGGACCGGTGAGTGCCTGGAGCTGGCCAACGCCTGCGGGGCGTGCGCGGTCGCCGTCCCCGGGGACGCGGCCAGCATGCCGGCCGCGGAGGAAGCGTTCGCCCTCCTCCGCGGCCATCGGGGGCGGGAGCGTTAG
- a CDS encoding SDR family NAD(P)-dependent oxidoreductase, with product MTGGRVGGGRLEGLRAVVTGAASGIGLAIARRFLEEGARVVLGYRSRRPPEPLPPARALAQRADVTVAKEVAALVRRAVEEWGGLDVMVNNAGVGVAATTPETSEEDFERVMDVCVRGTFLGMKYAIPAMRDSGGGSVINICSNAALVGVPQRAVYSAAKGAVFSLTRAAAIDHVQEGVRVNAIAPGTTETPWIEKITAGYADPEEARRQMRARQPHGRFVRPEEVAAMAAYLASEEAASVVGACMVIDGGMSAR from the coding sequence GTGACCGGAGGCCGGGTCGGAGGGGGGCGTCTGGAGGGCCTGCGCGCGGTCGTGACGGGGGCCGCCTCCGGGATAGGCCTCGCCATAGCCCGCAGGTTTCTGGAGGAAGGAGCGCGGGTGGTCCTCGGCTACCGCAGCCGGCGGCCCCCGGAGCCCCTCCCTCCGGCCAGGGCGCTCGCCCAGCGGGCCGACGTGACGGTGGCGAAGGAGGTCGCGGCGCTGGTGCGGCGGGCCGTGGAGGAGTGGGGCGGGCTCGACGTCATGGTCAACAACGCCGGCGTGGGCGTCGCCGCCACGACCCCCGAGACCTCCGAGGAGGACTTCGAGCGGGTCATGGACGTGTGCGTGCGGGGCACCTTCCTCGGGATGAAGTACGCCATCCCTGCCATGAGGGACTCCGGAGGAGGGTCCGTCATAAACATCTGCTCCAACGCGGCGCTCGTCGGGGTGCCCCAGCGCGCCGTCTACAGCGCGGCCAAGGGGGCGGTGTTCTCCCTCACCCGGGCCGCGGCCATAGACCACGTACAGGAGGGCGTGCGCGTTAACGCCATAGCCCCCGGCACCACCGAAACCCCCTGGATAGAGAAGATCACCGCCGGGTATGCGGACCCGGAGGAGGCGCGGCGGCAGATGCGGGCCCGCCAGCCGCACGGGCGCTTTGTGCGGCCGGAGGAGGTTGCGGCGATGGCGGCCTACCTGGCCAGCGAGGAGGCCGCCTCGGTGGTCGGCGCCTGCATGGTCATCGACGGGGGGATGAGCGCCCGGTGA
- a CDS encoding MFS transporter has translation MSAGAEGRSGLAAEAKAVGEGSTLRRVVFGALVGTALEWYDFFIYGTAAALVFGQLFFPGFSDVAGTMAAFATFGVAFLVRPLGGFIFGHMGDRIGRRETLIVTTLLMGLSTGLIGLLPTYEAIGVWAPVLLTLLRMCQGLGAGAEFGGASTLLAEHAPQGRRGFYCSFSQMGVQVGLVSGTLMFLLVGLLPDEQLFSWGWRVPFLLGFVLIAVALYVRLRVEESPVFRRMESARQTVRMPVLEALRRYPRNFLIGIGAHICDTALAYFYATYTVSYLTGQLGLSRSVALGGVVLYGIVVILLQPVYGALSDRIGRRPINIFSVVFSAAFAFPFFMLINTGVPALIWLALIVATALGWAPMIAVQGAFYSELFGARVRYTGFAASRELGAALAGFTPLIFAALVGITGDAWWLAAGFMILLALISFVAFYFAAEGKDLDIAELDPVHGRSA, from the coding sequence ATGTCTGCGGGGGCTGAGGGGCGCAGTGGTCTCGCTGCCGAGGCGAAGGCCGTCGGCGAGGGTTCCACTCTTCGTCGGGTGGTCTTCGGGGCGCTGGTGGGGACGGCGCTCGAGTGGTATGACTTCTTCATCTACGGGACGGCGGCGGCGCTGGTGTTCGGGCAGCTCTTCTTCCCGGGGTTCTCTGATGTTGCGGGGACCATGGCGGCCTTTGCCACCTTCGGGGTTGCGTTTCTCGTGCGGCCGCTTGGGGGCTTCATCTTCGGGCACATGGGGGACAGGATCGGCCGGCGGGAGACGCTCATCGTCACCACGCTGCTCATGGGGCTCTCGACCGGGCTCATCGGGTTGCTGCCGACCTACGAGGCGATCGGCGTGTGGGCGCCGGTGCTGTTGACGCTGCTGCGTATGTGTCAGGGGCTCGGTGCCGGGGCGGAGTTCGGAGGGGCCTCCACCCTGCTCGCGGAGCACGCGCCGCAGGGCAGGCGCGGCTTCTACTGCTCCTTCTCGCAGATGGGGGTACAGGTCGGGCTGGTGAGCGGGACGCTCATGTTTCTGCTCGTGGGGCTTCTGCCCGACGAGCAGCTGTTCTCGTGGGGCTGGCGGGTTCCGTTCCTCCTCGGGTTCGTCCTCATCGCGGTGGCGCTCTACGTGAGGCTGCGGGTCGAGGAGTCGCCGGTGTTCCGGAGGATGGAGAGCGCCAGGCAGACCGTGCGCATGCCCGTCCTGGAGGCTCTGCGGCGGTATCCGCGCAACTTCCTCATCGGGATCGGGGCGCACATCTGCGACACCGCGCTGGCGTACTTCTACGCGACCTACACCGTCTCCTACCTGACCGGCCAGCTCGGCCTCTCCCGGAGCGTCGCGCTGGGCGGGGTCGTGCTCTACGGGATCGTCGTGATCCTGCTGCAGCCCGTCTACGGTGCGCTCTCCGACCGCATCGGGCGGCGTCCGATCAACATCTTCAGCGTCGTGTTCTCGGCCGCGTTCGCCTTCCCGTTCTTCATGCTCATCAACACGGGGGTGCCGGCCCTGATCTGGCTGGCCCTGATCGTCGCGACCGCGCTCGGGTGGGCCCCGATGATCGCGGTGCAGGGCGCCTTCTACTCCGAGCTGTTCGGCGCGCGGGTGCGCTACACGGGCTTCGCCGCCTCGCGCGAGCTGGGGGCCGCGCTGGCCGGCTTCACGCCGCTCATCTTCGCGGCGCTCGTCGGCATCACGGGAGACGCGTGGTGGCTCGCGGCCGGGTTCATGATCCTGCTCGCCCTCATCTCCTTCGTCGCCTTCTACTTCGCCGCCGAGGGCAAGGACCTCGACATAGCGGAGCTCGATCCCGTGCACGGGAGGAGCGCGTGA